The region GGAGGTCCAGGAGAGACACCAGTAAGGAGGTCCAGGAGAGACACCAgtgaggagatccaggagagagccAACCAGGGACACCAAGGGATGGAGGAGTTTGtaggaggagagaatggtcaactgcATCAAATGCAGGAGATAGGTCaaagagaaggagcacagagtattggcgtgaggctttggcggttagcaggtcattggccactttggtgagggcagtttctgtgaagTGGTGGGGGTGGAAACCAAATTGTAGGGGAGCAAAAAGCAAGTTGAATGgaaaagtgggaggatagttcCTGGTAGACATATTGTTCGAGGAATTTCAGAGCAAAGGGGAGAAGGGAGATGGGGCAATAGCTGGATAAGGGGCAGGGTGGAGGGATGGcttttaaggatgggtgtgatggtttaTATAGAGAGGGAAAGATTGTAGTTTTTAGTGATAGATTAAGAAGATGAGTTAGTGCTGGGACAaatgctgaggagaggttggggataaggtgggatgggattgggaCACGCGCACAGGTGTTGaggtgtgatgtggagagtagttgaGAGCTGTTCcacagtgatggtggagaggtgagttagtgggaaggAGCAGTGAACAAGCACGAGGGTTAGTTGAGGAGACTGTATGGTGAAACGTTCACTAATGTTATAAATCTTGGGTTTGATGTATGTGGCAAAGTTCTCAGAGAGGAGAATGTAAGGAGTGGCGCCAGAGGCGTTAGATGGGAGTTAAAGGGGTGCTGACTATTTGCCTGGGGTTGTGAGATACAGAAGATTTGGAGGAAGTAGAGTAAATCTGTAGATTTTTGCTTTAGTTTTATTAGGTTGGTGTGTCCAGGCTTTCTGTTGATGCATCAAGACCTGTTGTGTGTGGTAGGGGAGACGGGGTCAAGAGCTGAGGAAATGAGATATGGTGGAGAatggcaggagggggtctgagTGTATTTGAATGTTGAGGTGTTTAAAGTCCTGTGAAGCTGGCATGGTTCTctctcctactggttatacctctagctatacagcccagcatactattagcttttcctaccacctggctgcactGATGACTCATTATGATTTGCAAGGCCGCCCCTAAATccctctcttctgaagtcttcagaaACACAGAACTGTCCATATGATACTCCAATAAAAGATTCTTCACCCCCACATTTTGAGTTATTtcagataaatgtaaggttatgtgtTTGGATgagtaaataaattatataattaTGTAGAGAATAGTAAGGCAAGGTGTAACACAACAGTGAGACTTGGGAATATTGGTTGGCAGTAAAGTGAAttttagaaaaaatgtcagtcagctgctgccAAGACAAACAAAATCATAGGATTCATTCAAGATACATAGAAGCACATGAGATGAAGATGGTTCTATCTTCATAGAGATCACTAGTCAATATAAGTCATTGTATATACTGTCTGTTATCTTATTAGCATAGAAATGAATTTTATCACATTATTATGAATTTCTTTTGTACTGATTCCGTATATTATTGGATTTAACATTGGAGGAAAGACCAAGTAAAGATTGGCCACAATGATTTGGGTGGACAACACCATTTGTATCCCAAACCTCTGAGACAGGAATGAGAAGAGCGCTGGGATGTAAGAGACAAGAATGACAGTGACGTGAGAAACACACGTGTTCCCGACCTTGTAGCGAGCCTCGCGAGATGGAAGCCTCAGGACGGCTCTCACTATCAAGGTATAAGACACTGCAATAAATAAACAATCTACTCCGACCGAGAGCACAGCGATTAACCCATAGAGGACATTGATCCTGACATCAGCGCAGGAAAGCTTGGCTACTGCCATGTGTTCACAATAGGTTTCTTCAATAATATGGCTCTGACAAAATGGCAGCCGCTTCACCAGAAATGGGTATGGAAATACTAAGACAGTTCCTCTCATGACCACCAATACACCAATCTTCATGATAAGAGGGGTGGTGAGAATGGTAACGTACCTCAGCGGGTGACACACTGCCACATAGCGATCAAAGGCCATCGCCAAGAGCACCGAGGAACTCATGATGGCAAAGGAATGGACAAAGAACATCTGGACCAGGCAGCCCTCATAGCTGATCTCCCGGTTGTTAAACCAGAAGATAAGCAACATTTTGGGGACAGTGGAATTAGACTGGACGAGATCAGCAAGCAGTAACATTGAGAGGAAGAGATACATGGGTTGGTGGAGACTCGGCTCAGTTTTTATTACAAACAGAACACAAAAATTACTCAACAAAGAAACAAAGTACATGAAAGAGACGGGCAAAGCAATCCACCCATGGACATCTTCTAGTCCCGGGACTCCGGCCAGGAAGAAAGGGGAAAGGAGGCTGAGATTCATAGTGCTAATGGTTATTGTCACAGTCAGATCTAAGAACATCTGAGATCTTCACACACACGAGGCCCCCGATGTCTACagcaaatctgaaaaaaagaaTCACAACACAGAATACTTGAATACCTAAACTAAAAACTAATCCGACATCTACAACCAGGTGACCGGCAGATGATCGTAGGTAGAGGGGGGAGAGGTTGTTAGAACATAGCTCTACAAAAACAATCAAAAGTAATTTTCTATTGTTCTATATAATGAATAAGGAGACCATCTGTCAACCTGTCAGGGCCGCTGATCAGCTACACTTATGTTTCCCCCAGGACCCCCCTACTTACCGCGCCTCACAGACAGGAATGGCCGCTTCAGTGTCCCGGAGAAGTCAGAGGTTATTATAGAGTCACAGTGACATCTCCGGGGACTCCTCGGACACAAGGGTTTCTACATTATTGCACAATTCATTCCAATTATAATAAATTAGTCTCTGAGGCTTTTTGTGTCTTTATTAGAAATATAAGATTCTTAGCAGATACTGAAGATTTCCTTGAACCTTTCTGCAGTCAATGATCTGGAAAATCTTCATACTTCAATGACCACCGGAGCAGGAGGTCTCCTAGTAGACCCAATAGACAgaatatatttctttaataaagaactatatagtgtatactataAAAGGTTTGAGCAAATTGTGTCAATAGGACAGTGGTTTAAACCCTGAAATGTTTTTCATAGACTTACTATATGTTGaacccttaggctacgttcccaacatcatgatcattattaccaGGCATTTATgctacaagatggccgccttccctcatatgttcctgaagtgggaacatagccttagaatgattTCTATTGGAACCTCATTATTGGATGTCATGGGATCTACTCAGGTTCATTCGACATCGACTCCAGGACTGTCAGCGTTTACCTTAGAAGACATATCACCAGATGAATCATTCTCTACATCAAGCCTATCTAGATTCACCAATAAACATTTAGAGGAACATTCTGAACCTCATTTAAGTTCCCAATAAAATTGGGATTGTGCAAATTTAACCAAGGCATGTCCAAGACAAACAGGCCTCAGAATGAACAAGGCCAACAGGCAAGGTAATTTCTGGGGTAGAAAATTCTATTAATCTTTCAGGAACAGGAGCAGTACCTACCCCCAAAACTTGAATAGAATTTTAAAAGTTTAATGATTCTTCTTTACATTCACTTATCTGTCTGTGTGAACATACGTGAAGAGCCATAAGCTGATCCAGGTTGTCATAGGGAGTGACTCGTCTACTGGCCTATGCCCTAGAGTAAATACGAGTGAATTGGGTGACAGCCTGTTTTGCACACTTACTGCGCGCTTCCTTTTGGCTTGGGCCAAGAGGAAACGCGCGTGTGAAACAGGTTGTCGCCCAGTTCACTGATTCGCGTCTAATGTGACCTACTATATGAATACATTGTTTGCTTATTGAAGATCACAGAGTGATGAGTGCCTCATCTTTACAAGTGTTTAattttgattttaatgtaaatgtAGAGTGACCCAGCATGAGCTGCAGTCTGGTAACTGTTCAATGGCCGGGCCATCATTGTTAACAGCCCGCAGGAAAGACTCAGGGATCCTGGTAGTGGTGATCCCAACAGGCTTGGATGAagctcccagtaagacccagtggCCAGGCGAATACTAGCCAGGCTGGTATTGTGGAAAAGGTCAAGCTCGATGGCAGTCCTTAATAAGTAGTGCTAAATCCTTACCAAGAGCAGGATGTTTCCTCTGCCCTGTGTCCTGCCATGTGGTCTTTCAAGGGTCATCAGCAAGAGAGCTTCTGTCAAGCCTAGCATTCCCCCTCAGCCGCTGCACTCAGTGATACTGTGATACTGTACTCACTgacagtcagtgattggaagGCAGCAGTCAGAGCAGCGAGGGAAGGTCAGTGTCCCACACAAGTACGGGATCGTACCACATGCCACTAGAAGAAGAGAGGTCAGGAGAGGATAGCTTTGTTTCACACTATAATGATGCTGTCACAGACCCTACGTAAAATCCCGGTTCCCAGATGTCATCATCTTCAGGGGATGAAGATATATTTGTTCCACCGAGCCAACATCAGGTCCCATCCACAGCTTCTCGTTCCAGAGGCAAAAGGGGGAGGGGTACAGCGTCACCTAGTCACCAGACTGGTGTTGAAGAAGGCACAGGCACTCAATGggtaccccaaggcagcggaaGGGCTCAAGGGCAACAGTCTGCTACAAAGAACCACACACTGCTGAAAAATATAGGAATAAATGTGAACTCCCTGACCCAGTTGCACTGTGTATAACCTACTGTTAGGACCCGAGCCGTGCGTTCGGCTCCTGGCATCGCCCATGTGTGCGGCCAAAGCGTTCATAACAACCGCTCAgtccggttgctgggggcgcgacgacggcgtccatagcagccggactcCTCGTGTTTTTCACctcctctgctctgctattccatgttgtagcagaggccagggggtCACTCCCCGggctgatcagcataggtgttgtgtgtgctcactgatcggtgactgacagctgtctcaccagtaagctgtcagtatctgtgcaggacctggagcctcagccccaatcacgcctgagGCTGGGACTACACGCTCCAGAAGTACCAGCATTTGTATCATGTTCCTGCCTGCCATAGTATCTAGCTCCTAGTTTACGTGACCGAGCGCTTTCCTGCATTTATTCacctcagtagatgagtccctcctaaGCTACAAAGGGAGGCTTCATTTCtgtcagtaccttcccaataagagatcacgatATGTAAGAGTActttagggtacacttacagggaagggacacccaaattcaACCCCCATAGGAGTTAGAGGAAAGTTCCCACTGCTGTTTACTACCTGTatgtggataacttttataccagcaccccccttatTCGAAAGATAAAAGGAGCCTCCTGAGTCA is a window of Dendropsophus ebraccatus isolate aDenEbr1 chromosome 5, aDenEbr1.pat, whole genome shotgun sequence DNA encoding:
- the LOC138793329 gene encoding olfactory receptor 52P1-like, which codes for MNLSLLSPFFLAGVPGLEDVHGWIALPVSFMYFVSLLSNFCVLFVIKTEPSLHQPMYLFLSMLLLADLVQSNSTVPKMLLIFWFNNREISYEGCLVQMFFVHSFAIMSSSVLLAMAFDRYVAVCHPLRYVTILTTPLIMKIGVLVVMRGTVLVFPYPFLVKRLPFCQSHIIEETYCEHMAVAKLSCADVRINVLYGLIAVLSVGVDCLFIAVSYTLIVRAVLRLPSREARYKVGNTCVSHVTVILVSYIPALFSFLSQRFGIQMVLSTQIIVANLYLVFPPMLNPIIYGISTKEIHNNVIKFISMLIR